The genomic stretch TTTTCGTTCGACGCGCCGGCCGTTGCCGTCTCGATCAATTCGCCTGGCGGCTCGCCGGTGCAGTCGCGACTGATTTTCAAGCGCATCCGCGACCTGGCGAACGAAAAGAACAAGAAGGTGCTGGTCTTCGTCGAGGATGTCGCAGCCTCGGGCGGATACATGATCGCGGTCGCCGGCGACGAGATTTTCGCCGATCCGTCCTCGATCGTCGGTTCGATCGGCGTGGTTTCGGCTTCGTTCGGTTTCCCGGAACTGATGAAGAAGATCGGGGTCGAGCGCCGTGTCCACACCGCCGGCCAGAACAAGGCTGTGCTCGATCCGTTCAAGCCCGAGAAGAAGGAAGACGTCGAGCGGCTGAAGGCTTTGCAACTCGAGGTGCACGAGACCTTCATCGATCTCGTCAAGGAGCGGCGCGGCACCAAGCTGAAGGACGATCCGGACCTGTTCACCGGCCTGTTCTGGACGGGCAAAAGGGGTCTGGAGCTCGGCCTCGTCGATGCGCTCGGCGACATGCGCACGGTGCTGAAGACCCGGTTCGGGCCGAAAACCCAGCTGAGATTGGTCTCGGCCCCACGCGGTTTCCTCAGCCGCTTCGGCCTGTTCGGGTCGAGCAAGGGATTTTCAGCGCCGGATATCGCGGCGGCGGCCGCCAGCGGCGTCATCGATGCGGCGGAAGAGCGCGCATTGTGGGCTCGCTTCGGGCTTTGAAAAACCGGCAAAACCGTCTAGCATGAGAGCTTAGTCGTCCCGACCGGCCGCCTTCGCCGGCCCAGCGTGGGAGGAGTTTTGGCATGCCGCAGATCATTTTCTTCACCGTCGTTGGCGTCGCCGCCTATTTCGGCTACCGCACCTTCGTGCGCGAAGCCGAGCGTGTGACGGCCAAGGTGCGGCGCACCGAAAAGCAGGCGGCCAACGGCGCGATGGGAACGCTGGTCAAGGATCCGAAGACCGGCGAATACCGGCTGGCCAAGGACTGAGCATCATTTCGCTTACATCAGTTGCGGCGGACACCGACACCGGTGCGCGGACTTGGCACGCGCATGCCAAGATCAATCTGGCGCTGCATGTCACCGGCCTGCGCCCTGACGGCTATCACCTGATCGAAAGCCTGGCGGTGTTCACGCGTTTTGGCGACCGGGTCGAGATCGCGCTCGCCGACAGCGATGAGTTTACCGTGTCCGGTCGCTATGCGCCGGCGGTTCCGCTCGACGGCACCAATCTGGTGTTGAAGGCCCGCGATGCCTTGCGAAGGGCGGCCGGCCTCGAACGAACCTCGCCCGTGTCCATAAAACTCCAAAAGAACCTGCCGGTGGCCTCCGGCGTCGGCGGCGGGTCGACCGACGCTGCCGCCGTGCTGCGCGGACTGGCGCAGACCTGGGGCCTGGACATGGACGACGCCGGGCTGGCGCGGATCGGCCTCTCGCTTGGCGCCGACGTGCCGATGTGCCTGGCGGCAAAGCCGCTGGTGGCGCG from Mesorhizobium sp. NZP2077 encodes the following:
- a CDS encoding S49 family peptidase — translated: MKRLFNRLLPKSWRSTVVTVPVIRLHGTIMSGGQFRQNLSLASTAGLIEKAFSFDAPAVAVSINSPGGSPVQSRLIFKRIRDLANEKNKKVLVFVEDVAASGGYMIAVAGDEIFADPSSIVGSIGVVSASFGFPELMKKIGVERRVHTAGQNKAVLDPFKPEKKEDVERLKALQLEVHETFIDLVKERRGTKLKDDPDLFTGLFWTGKRGLELGLVDALGDMRTVLKTRFGPKTQLRLVSAPRGFLSRFGLFGSSKGFSAPDIAAAAASGVIDAAEERALWARFGL
- a CDS encoding membrane protein, producing MPQIIFFTVVGVAAYFGYRTFVREAERVTAKVRRTEKQAANGAMGTLVKDPKTGEYRLAKD
- a CDS encoding 4-(cytidine 5'-diphospho)-2-C-methyl-D-erythritol kinase; translation: MSLTSVAADTDTGARTWHAHAKINLALHVTGLRPDGYHLIESLAVFTRFGDRVEIALADSDEFTVSGRYAPAVPLDGTNLVLKARDALRRAAGLERTSPVSIKLQKNLPVASGVGGGSTDAAAVLRGLAQTWGLDMDDAGLARIGLSLGADVPMCLAAKPLVARGIGDELSMVPDFSALGLVLVNPGTPVSTADVFAALSRRDNEPLPPLPRRIDFHSLRNWLEITRNDLEPAALAMQPAIGRALSWLNKAGSGFSRMSGSGATCFGLFETGNVAKRAAAEIRSRQPDWFVAATRSIASEGADGQN